From a single Lolium rigidum isolate FL_2022 chromosome 7, APGP_CSIRO_Lrig_0.1, whole genome shotgun sequence genomic region:
- the LOC124671996 gene encoding splicing factor YJU2-like — MGERKPTNKYYPPDFDPSKLPSRRPPKNQQATVRMMLPMRVRCATCGEHLAPGTKFNSRKEDVPGERYLGAIPVYRFYIRCTRCSAEIAFKTDPKNSGYVVESGGFETRRGAAVEDDEAAAKGRREGEDAMMALESRARDGVREMAADAAQEEMRSLRSRHARVSQEQLLESLSHHRVAEDRKTLQELEEEDEKLISSTKFRSSKDFVFRIQEDEEDEEEDDFFEELMARLTTTEADCPAHKKQRKAAPAVSSEGFTGTTMEAKGKSNIDRDNNALRLLGCSYKDDSD, encoded by the coding sequence ATGGGCGAGCGCAAGCCGACGAACAAGTACTACCCGCCGGACTTCGACCCGTCGAAGCTCCCTTCGCGGCGTCCGCCGAAGAACCAGCAGGCGACGGTGCGCATGATGCTCCCCATGCGCGTCCGCTGCGCCACCTGCGGCGAGCACCTCGCCCCGGGCACCAAGTTCAACTCCCGGAAGGAGGACGTCCCCGGCGAGAGGTACCTGGGCGCCATCCCGGTCTACAGGTTCTACATCCGGTGCACGCGCTGCTCCGCGGAGATCGCGTTCAAGACGGACCCCAAGAACTCGGGCTACGTGGTCGAGTCGGGCGGCTTCGAGACGCGGCGCGGCGCCGCcgttgaggacgacgaggctgctgCCAAGGGCAGGCGGGAAGGCGAGGACGCCATGATGGCACTGGAGAGCCGGGCGCGCGACGGCGTGCGCGAGATGGCCGCGGACGCGGCGCAGGAGGAGATGCGGTCGCTCAGGTCCAGGCACGCCCGGGTATCGCAGGAGCAGCTGCTTGAATCGCTGAGCCACCACCGTGTTGCTGAAGACCGTAAGACATTGcaagagctggaggaggaggacgagaagCTGATCAGCTCTACCAAGTTCCGCAGCTCGAAAGACTTCGTTTTTCGGATccaggaagacgaggaggatgaggaggaggatgatttctTTGAGGAGTTAATGGCCAGACTCACGACCACGGAGGCCGATTGCCCAGCACATAAGAAACAGCGAAAAGCCGCCCCGGCTGTTTCGTCGGAAGGATTCACGGGCACGACTATGGAAGCCAAGGGCAAGTCGAATATCGACAGGGATAATAATGCTCTTCGGTTGCTCGGCTGCAGCTACAAAGACGACAGCGACTAG